One Vibrio gazogenes genomic region harbors:
- the uidA gene encoding beta-glucuronidase, with product MLKPIENEARETKLLDGLWDFKLDPSTIGYNERWYSAPLENKLKIAVPGSFNDQFADEKIKKHVGNVWYQTELRIPQGWDAQRIVLRFDAVTHQGTVWCNDVCVAEHRGGYTPFEADISDLVHGGERVRITVCVNNELSWQTIPPGVVVENNGRKKQHYFHDFFNYAGIHRHVWLYSTPEEFIDDVSVVTRVCEDHSQGYIDYDILADDVCECQLFDHTGKEVARGEGNHGTLTVDAPVLWHPGKAYLYTLVVKCKDDQYDLRVGIRTIAVEKDKFLINGQPFYFTGFGRHEDADFRGKGFDNVMLVHDHALLNWIGANSYRTSHYPYAEEMLDWADEHGIVVINETPAVGFNVSLPMLRNFNRPEKLFCDEAINSDTQKAHLSAIQELIARDKNHPSVVMWCIANEPDAREAASRDYFLPLVSATRKLDASRPICCVNITKSSLHEDQISDLFDVLCLNRYYGWYENPADLSEAETVLEQELMAWHEKHQKPIIITEYGTDTMAGLHSIYNEMWSEEYQCDFLNMYHRVFDRLPFLVGEQVWNFADFATSQGIVRVGGNKKGIFTRDRRPKSAAYVLKQRWTKMQYGEKPSSPSE from the coding sequence ATGTTAAAACCAATAGAAAATGAAGCACGAGAAACGAAGTTACTCGACGGATTATGGGACTTTAAATTAGACCCTTCGACAATCGGTTATAACGAGCGTTGGTATTCAGCACCATTAGAAAATAAATTGAAAATCGCCGTCCCGGGAAGCTTTAATGATCAATTTGCTGACGAGAAGATAAAAAAACACGTCGGGAATGTCTGGTATCAAACAGAATTACGGATACCACAAGGTTGGGATGCGCAACGTATTGTCTTGAGATTCGATGCAGTCACGCATCAGGGAACCGTCTGGTGTAATGACGTTTGTGTCGCTGAACATCGTGGTGGCTATACACCATTTGAAGCGGATATCAGCGACCTCGTTCATGGCGGAGAACGTGTACGCATTACCGTCTGTGTCAACAATGAATTATCGTGGCAGACCATACCGCCGGGTGTGGTTGTTGAAAATAATGGCCGTAAGAAGCAACATTATTTCCACGATTTCTTCAACTACGCAGGGATTCACCGACATGTTTGGTTGTACTCGACACCTGAAGAATTCATCGATGATGTCTCTGTCGTCACCCGCGTCTGTGAAGATCACAGCCAAGGTTATATCGACTACGACATATTGGCTGACGATGTGTGTGAATGTCAGTTATTCGACCACACAGGTAAAGAGGTCGCCCGAGGTGAAGGGAATCACGGCACGTTAACCGTTGATGCACCGGTTTTATGGCACCCCGGAAAAGCGTATCTCTATACCCTCGTCGTCAAATGTAAAGATGACCAGTATGATCTGAGAGTCGGGATCCGGACCATTGCCGTAGAGAAAGATAAATTCCTGATTAACGGTCAGCCATTTTATTTCACCGGCTTTGGTCGTCATGAAGATGCAGATTTTCGCGGTAAAGGCTTTGATAATGTCATGCTGGTTCACGACCATGCCTTGTTGAACTGGATTGGGGCGAACTCTTACCGGACATCACACTATCCTTATGCAGAGGAAATGCTTGACTGGGCAGATGAGCATGGAATTGTGGTGATCAATGAAACGCCGGCTGTCGGTTTTAACGTCTCTCTCCCGATGTTGAGAAACTTTAACCGACCGGAAAAGCTGTTCTGTGATGAAGCCATCAACAGTGACACGCAAAAGGCTCATCTATCGGCAATTCAAGAGTTAATCGCAAGAGATAAAAATCACCCATCCGTTGTGATGTGGTGTATTGCAAATGAACCCGATGCTCGTGAAGCAGCCAGCCGGGACTACTTTTTGCCTTTAGTCTCTGCAACCCGGAAGTTGGATGCTTCGCGACCAATCTGTTGTGTCAACATCACTAAATCTTCATTACATGAAGATCAGATTAGCGATTTATTCGATGTACTTTGCCTGAACCGGTATTACGGATGGTACGAAAACCCGGCCGATTTATCAGAAGCCGAGACGGTTCTGGAGCAAGAGTTGATGGCCTGGCATGAGAAGCATCAAAAGCCAATTATCATCACAGAGTACGGAACTGACACCATGGCTGGTCTGCATTCCATTTACAATGAAATGTGGTCAGAGGAATATCAGTGCGATTTCCTCAACATGTATCATCGGGTATTTGATCGCCTTCCCTTCCTTGTCGGTGAACAAGTCTGGAATTTTGCGGACTTTGCCACATCCCAAGGTATCGTTCGCGTCGGCGGAAACAAGAAAGGTATTTTCACCCGGGACAGACGGCCAAAATCTGCGGCTTACGTTTTAAAACAGCGGTGGACCAAGATGCAATATGGAGAAAAACCGTCTTCACCAAGCGAGTGA
- the uidC gene encoding glucuronide uptake porin UidC, with protein sequence MKRLFIPTLSAVIVAMLSTSVFASESDNNADSLRLRLKNDFRKAERPSAGPSGQDIYAWVQGTMVDLDTHYFSDFVGVTGSAYYVYKLGADGSSSTRGYLRGYDSFSLTQGALKFKLNDDLKLKVGRFGTDSGYGSLPYDVPLISSGSNRTMPTLSEGALVHYDLNENVELWGMWRQRVFLWTDVGTGVRDEGVFDSSTGTYSKKEPRAFLAGSWHDDQNRVDLGYSWQDDVSSQVELKLQRKDSFDDQSNIRYEFLTLNASLSGLSKAASYHNDTQVYSGKITYTNADISYFGGLGYVSHVLNGIGTNVNTDIGYVGSLSIDRNKEDMYSLQIGVNYTINNNFSVMVAPLMTDGYEDTRRTISIKGKGVVAAVFYKVNSGPLTGLRAFVASDVANEKRSGSALGDDLDYWDIKAGIQYDFNL encoded by the coding sequence ATGAAGAGATTATTCATCCCAACTTTAAGCGCTGTCATCGTCGCAATGTTATCCACTTCAGTTTTCGCCAGCGAATCCGACAATAACGCTGATTCATTACGATTACGTTTAAAAAATGATTTTCGTAAAGCCGAGCGACCGAGTGCCGGGCCAAGCGGTCAAGATATTTATGCATGGGTCCAAGGCACGATGGTCGATTTAGACACTCACTATTTCTCTGACTTTGTCGGTGTCACCGGCAGTGCTTACTATGTTTACAAATTAGGGGCAGATGGCTCAAGTAGCACCAGAGGTTACTTAAGAGGATACGACAGCTTTTCACTGACCCAAGGGGCACTGAAATTTAAGCTCAATGATGATCTCAAGTTGAAAGTTGGTCGCTTTGGTACCGATAGTGGTTATGGCAGCTTGCCTTATGATGTCCCGTTGATTTCAAGTGGCTCGAATCGGACGATGCCGACGTTATCCGAAGGCGCGCTTGTTCACTACGATCTCAACGAGAATGTGGAATTGTGGGGCATGTGGCGTCAACGCGTATTTCTCTGGACAGACGTCGGAACGGGTGTCCGGGATGAAGGAGTCTTCGACTCAAGCACCGGAACCTATTCCAAGAAGGAACCTCGGGCATTCTTAGCCGGTAGTTGGCACGATGACCAGAATCGCGTTGATCTGGGTTATTCTTGGCAGGATGATGTTTCTTCTCAGGTTGAATTGAAATTACAAAGAAAAGATTCGTTTGATGACCAAAGTAATATTCGCTATGAATTCCTGACACTGAACGCGTCATTAAGTGGTTTATCGAAAGCCGCAAGTTATCACAATGATACCCAAGTCTATTCTGGAAAAATTACCTATACCAATGCCGATATAAGTTATTTCGGCGGATTGGGTTATGTCAGCCATGTATTAAATGGTATCGGTACAAATGTGAATACAGATATTGGTTATGTCGGCTCTCTGAGTATCGATAGAAATAAAGAAGATATGTATTCCTTACAAATCGGTGTGAATTATACGATCAATAATAATTTCTCCGTCATGGTTGCACCGTTAATGACGGATGGATATGAAGATACCCGCAGAACGATTTCTATTAAGGGGAAAGGTGTGGTAGCCGCTGTATTCTACAAAGTTAATTCTGGTCCGCTTACGGGATTAAGAGCATTCGTTGCATCCGATGTGGCCAATGAAAAACGCTCAGGGAGTGCTTTAGGCGATGATCTGGACTATTGGGATATCAAAGCGGGTATTCAGTATGACTTCAACCTTTAA
- a CDS encoding PTS sugar transporter subunit IIC, with protein sequence MNIKNNSPLIKNINKYVNIIQTSKFVNGITGGMMAAMPITILGAFAALFLNLPIDAYKEFIASSGVATALKLIVMFTTNFLAVIFCVSIAGSYAKQHDEDPLFCAILAFICFFIVTPMDISPSGMPVIGMKWLGGFGIFTGIVVSMVSTRLYIYLRTKGFTIKMPNSVPPVVADSFSSLIPGFASVIFFTAISVIFQSTSFGSVHQFVYSFLQTPLEGVGGNIISILILWTFAQLLWFLGIHGTLVIYSVVLPIFTAMDATQLAAYAAGEALPNITGRAFVSTYTMSASAIGFTLLMMFASKSQHYKKLGKLTTIPALFGISEPLVFGTPLVFNFRFIIPFVSLNAICLTIAYFVTYIGLVPRVAGITPISGMPIILNGIMEGSWKIAVVQVFLVLVQIVCWYPFFRKADNESYLKECEEAKKDEDNISDTESSRLTKVNEGA encoded by the coding sequence ATGAATATTAAAAATAATAGTCCATTAATTAAAAATATAAATAAATATGTAAATATAATTCAAACCAGTAAATTTGTTAATGGGATTACAGGCGGTATGATGGCCGCCATGCCGATTACTATATTAGGCGCATTTGCAGCACTGTTCCTGAATCTACCGATCGATGCATATAAAGAATTTATTGCATCATCTGGCGTCGCGACAGCACTGAAACTTATCGTAATGTTCACCACGAACTTTTTAGCAGTTATCTTTTGCGTTTCGATTGCGGGTAGTTATGCCAAACAACATGATGAAGATCCATTATTCTGCGCAATATTAGCATTCATCTGCTTTTTCATTGTTACGCCAATGGATATTTCACCAAGCGGAATGCCGGTCATTGGTATGAAATGGCTCGGAGGATTTGGTATTTTTACCGGGATTGTCGTCAGTATGGTCTCTACCCGGCTCTATATCTATCTCCGGACGAAAGGCTTCACCATAAAAATGCCCAACAGTGTCCCACCGGTTGTCGCGGATAGTTTTAGTAGTTTAATTCCCGGATTCGCTTCTGTTATCTTCTTTACTGCTATCTCTGTTATTTTTCAGTCCACATCTTTTGGCAGTGTCCACCAGTTTGTTTATTCATTCCTTCAAACGCCTTTGGAAGGTGTCGGTGGCAATATTATATCGATTCTTATCTTGTGGACATTTGCTCAGCTCCTATGGTTCCTCGGTATCCATGGTACGCTGGTTATCTATTCGGTGGTCTTGCCTATTTTTACCGCAATGGATGCGACCCAACTCGCCGCATATGCCGCAGGAGAAGCACTTCCCAATATTACCGGCCGCGCATTTGTGAGCACTTATACCATGTCCGCAAGTGCTATTGGTTTCACACTTTTAATGATGTTCGCATCAAAGAGTCAGCACTATAAAAAATTAGGGAAACTCACAACTATTCCAGCGTTATTCGGTATTAGTGAGCCCTTAGTATTTGGTACACCACTGGTCTTCAATTTCCGTTTTATTATTCCATTTGTTTCTTTAAATGCGATTTGTTTAACCATCGCTTATTTCGTCACATATATTGGTTTAGTTCCGAGAGTTGCAGGTATTACACCTATTTCAGGTATGCCAATTATATTAAACGGCATTATGGAAGGTAGCTGGAAAATTGCAGTCGTGCAGGTATTTCTTGTGCTGGTACAGATTGTTTGTTGGTACCCATTCTTTAGAAAAGCAGATAACGAATCTTATCTTAAAGAATGTGAAGAAGCGAAAAAGGACGAGGATAATATTTCCGATACGGAATCTTCTCGTTTAACAAAAGTAAACGAAGGAGCATAA